In the Klebsiella aerogenes KCTC 2190 genome, one interval contains:
- a CDS encoding S24 family peptidase — MLNTTQATFSNLHIYRFAKSSNNAGMENKEIRKANLEALYEKRQHESGMTKAHFAELIETSPAALSQLLGPTPHRNIGDKMARKIETALDLPFGWMDVLHSNEEPSNVAFRGLNDTKGSYPVISWVSAGQWMEAVEPYHRRAIDRWYDTTVICSEDSFWLDVKGDSMTSPAGLSIPEGAAILVDPEVEPRNGKLVVAKLEGDNEATFKKLVIDAGRRFLKPLNPAYPMIEVNGNCKIIGVVVDAKILNIP, encoded by the coding sequence ATGCTAAATACTACGCAAGCAACATTTAGCAATTTGCACATTTATCGATTTGCTAAAAGCAGTAACAATGCAGGGATGGAAAATAAAGAAATCAGAAAAGCCAACCTGGAAGCGCTGTATGAGAAGCGCCAGCACGAGTCTGGAATGACCAAGGCGCACTTCGCCGAACTCATCGAGACAAGTCCGGCTGCCCTTAGCCAGCTCCTGGGACCGACCCCTCATCGCAATATTGGCGATAAGATGGCTCGTAAAATTGAAACCGCTCTTGATCTGCCTTTTGGCTGGATGGATGTTTTACACTCTAATGAAGAACCTTCGAACGTTGCATTTCGAGGACTGAACGATACAAAAGGAAGTTATCCGGTAATAAGCTGGGTAAGCGCGGGGCAATGGATGGAAGCTGTAGAACCTTATCATCGAAGAGCGATTGATCGCTGGTATGACACGACCGTTATCTGTTCGGAAGATTCATTCTGGCTGGACGTCAAAGGAGACTCCATGACCTCCCCTGCAGGCCTGAGCATTCCTGAGGGAGCGGCTATCCTAGTGGATCCTGAAGTGGAACCTCGCAACGGGAAGCTGGTTGTTGCAAAGCTGGAAGGCGATAACGAAGCAACCTTTAAGAAGCTTGTAATCGATGCAGGCAGGCGCTTCCTTAAGCCTCTTAACCCCGCTTACCCAATGATAGAGGTTAATGGCAACTGTAAAATTATCGGTGTAGTGGTTGATGCCAAGATACTGAACATTCCATAG
- a CDS encoding MT-A70 family methyltransferase: protein MNRYSLIYADPAWSYGNQISNGAAVDHYPTMSLLDMKRLPVWELAADNAVLAMWYTGTHNQEAVALAESWGFTVRTMKLFTWVKLNQLAELRINKALAEGDVTDFYDFLALLNAETRMNGGNHTRANTEDVLIATRGAGLERKHAGIKQVVYSPLGAHSEKPWEVRHRLELLYGDVPRIELFSRSAAPGWSHWGNQCATAAVELIPGCAIDVVKTEAA from the coding sequence ATGAACCGCTACTCACTTATCTATGCCGACCCTGCCTGGTCTTACGGGAACCAGATCAGCAACGGCGCCGCCGTCGATCACTACCCCACCATGAGTCTGCTCGATATGAAACGGCTCCCTGTATGGGAGCTCGCCGCGGATAACGCTGTGCTCGCGATGTGGTACACCGGCACCCATAACCAGGAGGCGGTCGCGCTTGCTGAGTCGTGGGGTTTTACGGTGCGCACGATGAAGCTATTCACCTGGGTGAAGCTGAACCAACTGGCCGAGTTACGCATTAATAAAGCGCTGGCAGAGGGAGATGTGACCGACTTTTACGACTTCCTCGCCCTGCTGAATGCAGAGACGCGCATGAACGGCGGCAACCACACTCGCGCCAACACGGAAGACGTGCTGATAGCCACCCGCGGCGCCGGGCTGGAACGCAAGCATGCCGGCATTAAGCAGGTGGTCTACAGCCCGCTCGGAGCTCACAGCGAGAAACCGTGGGAAGTGCGCCACCGCCTGGAGTTGCTATACGGCGACGTGCCGCGCATTGAGCTGTTCAGCCGCAGCGCAGCGCCAGGCTGGAGCCACTGGGGAAACCAGTGCGCCACCGCTGCCGTTGAGCTGATCCCCGGCTGCGCCATCGACGTTGTGAAGACGGAGGCAGCATGA
- a CDS encoding tail fiber domain-containing protein, translated as MSLIDSEVDERKNQDYKYCINTHVYLYSIGFRNRQGKMEMVDQKSNAQVLNGVNDDISEMKSLTTLRKRVVTDGEVVSKSQNAFRLAGGKTGVILRNDGNDFYALVTPEGQAQDGQWNTLRPLSFNLKTGRVSLRNGVDISGGAVVSHDAGISARTTGPSPIINGQTYSAPSIHTDFTSGNITTQMMMGSRVDAGKQDYGLLSYRDWQGNWNELRVRSNAELDAGQFTKRNSEGWIKAAGNRNVNNDKDRKTNALWVQGAGDLSADLYHYERIGQHHFLGLHVANGGAQGWYEFRNDGHAYTNGAWNSSSDARMKTQVEKIDNALEKLDFISGYTYLKQGVTEAGVIAQELEAVLPQAVSKTELTLNDGTVLKDARSININGVVALLIEALKEEQKLRIRLEEKVTYLEKVISELRN; from the coding sequence ATTTCTTTAATCGATAGTGAAGTTGACGAACGTAAAAATCAGGACTATAAGTACTGTATAAATACACATGTGTATTTATACAGTATAGGTTTTCGTAATCGACAAGGAAAAATGGAAATGGTTGACCAAAAAAGCAATGCACAAGTTTTAAACGGTGTTAACGACGATATTTCAGAAATGAAATCACTGACCACGTTGCGCAAGCGTGTGGTTACCGATGGTGAGGTGGTTTCTAAATCACAGAACGCTTTTCGTCTGGCGGGTGGTAAAACGGGTGTCATCCTGCGCAATGACGGTAATGACTTTTATGCTCTTGTAACTCCAGAAGGTCAGGCGCAAGACGGACAATGGAACACCCTTCGCCCATTATCTTTCAATCTCAAAACTGGTCGAGTTTCTCTCCGTAATGGCGTGGACATTTCTGGTGGGGCAGTAGTTTCGCATGATGCAGGCATTTCGGCGCGTACGACCGGCCCGTCGCCGATCATAAATGGACAGACCTATTCAGCCCCCTCCATTCATACCGATTTTACCAGCGGTAATATCACGACCCAGATGATGATGGGCTCCCGGGTAGATGCAGGCAAGCAAGATTACGGTCTGCTGTCCTATCGCGACTGGCAGGGTAACTGGAACGAACTGCGCGTTCGGTCAAATGCCGAACTGGATGCCGGGCAGTTTACCAAACGCAATTCAGAGGGATGGATTAAAGCTGCAGGTAACCGTAACGTCAACAATGATAAAGACCGTAAAACCAATGCGTTATGGGTTCAGGGCGCGGGGGATTTATCCGCAGACTTATATCACTATGAGCGTATTGGTCAGCATCATTTCCTCGGCCTGCATGTTGCTAATGGCGGCGCGCAGGGGTGGTATGAATTCCGTAATGATGGTCATGCCTACACTAATGGTGCCTGGAATAGCAGCTCTGATGCACGTATGAAAACTCAGGTCGAGAAAATCGATAATGCGTTAGAAAAGCTCGATTTTATTAGTGGTTACACCTATCTGAAGCAGGGCGTTACCGAAGCTGGTGTAATCGCTCAGGAATTGGAAGCAGTGCTACCACAGGCGGTTTCAAAGACGGAACTTACACTCAATGACGGCACTGTGTTGAAGGATGCTCGTAGCATCAATATCAATGGAGTCGTGGCGCTTTTGATTGAAGCATTGAAAGAAGAGCAAAAGTTGAGAATTCGATTAGAGGAAAAAGTGACATATTTGGAAAAAGTAATCTCTGAGCTGCGGAATTAA
- a CDS encoding replication protein P yields the protein MKSLAEQMHNFDREQMRRVAHNLPEQYDEKPQLEQVAQVINSVFSQLLAAFPATTANRDQTEMNEIRRQWVLAFRENGITTMEQVAAGMRVARRQERPFLPSPGQFVAWCKAEEAAAAGLPNADQLVDMIYQYCRTRGQYPDAESYPWESSAHYWLVTSLYQNMRANGLSDAELRHKASEELARMANRINSGETIPEPVKQLPVLGGKPLSRMQGLARLAEIREKHGLRGRKQ from the coding sequence ATGAAAAGCCTTGCAGAGCAGATGCATAACTTTGACCGAGAGCAGATGCGCCGCGTTGCGCACAACCTGCCGGAGCAGTACGACGAGAAACCGCAGCTTGAGCAGGTGGCCCAGGTCATCAACAGCGTGTTCAGCCAATTGCTGGCAGCTTTCCCGGCAACCACTGCAAACCGTGACCAGACCGAGATGAACGAAATCCGGCGCCAGTGGGTTCTGGCATTCAGGGAGAACGGCATCACTACCATGGAGCAGGTTGCGGCTGGTATGCGGGTCGCCCGTCGTCAGGAACGCCCATTCCTTCCGTCACCCGGTCAGTTTGTTGCCTGGTGCAAGGCTGAAGAAGCTGCGGCGGCCGGGTTACCTAACGCCGATCAGCTGGTGGACATGATTTACCAGTATTGCCGCACCCGCGGACAGTATCCGGATGCCGAGTCCTACCCCTGGGAGTCCAGCGCGCACTACTGGCTGGTTACATCCTTGTACCAGAATATGCGCGCAAACGGCCTCAGCGACGCTGAGTTGCGCCACAAAGCATCAGAGGAACTGGCGCGCATGGCTAACCGAATTAACTCAGGAGAGACGATTCCGGAGCCCGTTAAGCAACTTCCTGTCCTTGGTGGTAAGCCGTTATCACGCATGCAGGGACTGGCCAGGCTGGCTGAAATTCGCGAGAAGCACGGACTGAGAGGGCGCAAACAATGA
- a CDS encoding replication protein: MENQKSGYVPLYRSIKKKSWAKDVFLRTLWENLLIDAARQPYTAFFKGKQWPLQPGQLVVTAADLGLQLCDRQGNPTSRDAVERMLSVFVREGMITIEGEKRKGRVITIKNYLEYAQKMDDLPAHKAAHISAHDEASNGAGSEGYAAHKAAQFPAHHEQEGNNKNINNSSSENSDESSDKPGKKTPVLRPEAAIQSGTKWGNSEDLRCAEWLFTVVQGIAPSARKPNYATWANDIRLMRERDKRTHKEIASLFKWACEEKFWKGNVLCPSTLREKWTQLDIKRGKQTNGITADKPKVDLTNTDWIYGVQL; this comes from the coding sequence ATGGAGAACCAGAAGTCTGGTTACGTCCCGTTGTACCGGAGCATCAAGAAGAAGTCATGGGCTAAAGACGTGTTCCTGCGCACATTGTGGGAAAACCTTCTCATTGACGCCGCCAGACAGCCATATACGGCCTTCTTCAAGGGCAAGCAATGGCCTCTGCAACCCGGTCAACTGGTCGTCACTGCTGCAGATCTTGGGCTTCAGTTGTGTGACCGTCAGGGTAATCCGACAAGCCGTGACGCAGTGGAGAGAATGCTGTCTGTTTTCGTTCGCGAAGGGATGATCACCATCGAGGGAGAGAAGCGAAAAGGCAGGGTGATCACCATTAAAAACTATCTCGAATATGCTCAAAAAATGGACGATTTACCCGCGCATAAAGCCGCACATATAAGCGCACATGACGAAGCCAGTAATGGTGCGGGTTCGGAAGGGTATGCCGCACATAAGGCCGCACAATTCCCCGCACATCATGAACAAGAAGGTAATAACAAGAATATAAATAACTCTTCGTCCGAGAATTCTGACGAATCCTCTGACAAGCCCGGAAAAAAAACTCCTGTTTTGAGACCAGAAGCAGCGATCCAGAGCGGCACAAAATGGGGCAACTCTGAAGACCTCCGCTGTGCTGAATGGCTGTTCACCGTCGTACAGGGCATCGCCCCCTCTGCAAGAAAACCGAACTACGCCACCTGGGCGAATGATATCCGCCTGATGCGGGAGCGTGACAAGCGCACCCACAAGGAAATCGCCTCGCTGTTCAAGTGGGCCTGTGAAGAAAAATTCTGGAAGGGCAATGTCCTGTGCCCATCAACCCTTCGCGAAAAGTGGACTCAGCTCGATATCAAGCGAGGTAAGCAGACCAACGGAATTACTGCCGACAAGCCGAAGGTTGACCTGACCAACACTGACTGGATTTACGGAGTGCAGCTATGA
- the bet gene encoding phage recombination protein Bet — protein sequence MANELTITASALQEKGIDVATWSALKNSIYPGAKDESVMMALDYCRARQLDPLLKPVHLVPMSVKDSRTGKSEWRDVVMPGIGLYRIQADRSGDYAGAREPEFGPDVTQTLTGVEVTFPQWCKYTVFKRMPSGEIVEFSAKEYWIENYATGGRDTTAPNAMWKKRPYGQLAKCAEAQALRKAWPEIGQQPTAEEMEGKTLELDVRDVTPRSTTEELPLVASDETLQAITDLLSSLNKDWEQDFLPLCSNIFKRDIFQASQLTEEEAQKGYSFLQKKAQVAA from the coding sequence ATGGCAAACGAATTAACAATCACAGCGAGCGCGCTGCAGGAAAAAGGCATCGACGTCGCTACTTGGAGCGCGCTGAAGAACAGCATCTACCCTGGCGCCAAAGACGAATCTGTGATGATGGCGCTCGATTATTGCCGCGCCCGCCAACTGGATCCACTACTGAAGCCTGTCCACCTCGTGCCGATGAGCGTCAAAGATTCGAGAACAGGGAAAAGTGAATGGCGCGACGTGGTCATGCCGGGAATCGGGCTTTACCGCATTCAGGCAGATCGTTCCGGCGATTATGCTGGGGCGCGGGAACCAGAATTCGGTCCCGACGTAACTCAGACGCTTACTGGTGTCGAGGTTACCTTCCCTCAGTGGTGCAAATACACCGTTTTCAAGCGCATGCCGAGCGGCGAGATCGTCGAATTCAGCGCCAAAGAATACTGGATTGAAAACTATGCCACCGGCGGCCGCGACACCACGGCGCCGAACGCTATGTGGAAAAAGCGCCCATACGGCCAACTGGCGAAATGCGCAGAAGCCCAGGCGTTGCGTAAGGCATGGCCTGAGATTGGACAGCAGCCTACAGCCGAAGAGATGGAAGGTAAAACGCTGGAATTGGATGTGCGTGACGTTACTCCGCGCAGCACTACAGAGGAGCTCCCCCTAGTGGCCAGCGATGAAACGCTGCAGGCAATCACCGATCTCTTATCGTCACTGAATAAAGACTGGGAACAGGACTTCCTGCCTCTGTGCAGCAACATTTTCAAGCGTGATATTTTCCAGGCATCACAACTCACCGAAGAAGAAGCGCAGAAAGGCTATAGCTTCCTCCAGAAAAAAGCGCAGGTGGCAGCATGA
- a CDS encoding tyrosine-type recombinase/integrase: MKYPTGVENHGGSLRLWFIYKGVRVRENLGIPDTPKNRRMAGELRTTICYAIKIGTFNYVEQFPQSSNLGRFGLTRPGITVGELAKRWLELKRMEITLNAFNRYRSYIKICCELLGPDKLLSSINTEQILVVRKELLTGFQICGKHQKNRSAKKGRTVRTVNVYLNCLGGMFSFAKQNGYIDRNPFEGIDPLRKSRSEPDPLTHEEYFRLLNACPSEQIKNLWILAVNTGLRHGEISALAWEDIDLKKWTITVSRNIAIKGHFTPPKTECGNREIVLTDAAIQALKSQMAYTRMGKQHQIEVHLREFGRTRTDACTFVFVPRLTARNGKGGDWYAPGSFGATWNDVLKRAGIRHRRAYESRHTFACWALSAGANPNFIASQMGHTSAQMVYNVYGKWMTDNNSNQMAILNANFGGFAPSMPQALNQ; encoded by the coding sequence ATGAAATATCCTACCGGGGTAGAAAATCACGGGGGTAGTTTGCGCCTGTGGTTTATATATAAGGGTGTAAGGGTTCGGGAAAATCTCGGTATACCTGACACCCCAAAAAACAGGAGAATGGCAGGAGAACTGAGAACGACCATTTGCTATGCCATCAAGATCGGCACGTTCAATTATGTCGAGCAGTTCCCGCAGTCTTCAAACCTTGGGCGATTTGGCCTGACGCGCCCAGGGATTACTGTTGGAGAACTCGCCAAAAGATGGTTGGAGCTTAAAAGGATGGAAATTACGCTTAACGCCTTCAACCGTTACCGGTCTTACATCAAAATTTGCTGCGAATTACTGGGCCCAGACAAATTGCTTTCCAGTATTAACACGGAACAGATTCTGGTAGTGAGAAAGGAGTTACTTACAGGGTTCCAGATTTGTGGGAAACACCAGAAGAATCGCTCCGCCAAAAAAGGCCGGACAGTGAGAACAGTAAATGTCTACCTTAACTGTCTTGGAGGTATGTTTTCTTTCGCTAAGCAAAATGGGTATATCGACAGAAACCCATTCGAAGGCATTGATCCTCTCAGGAAGAGTAGATCGGAACCAGATCCACTTACCCACGAAGAATATTTCCGACTTCTTAACGCTTGCCCATCAGAGCAAATAAAAAATCTGTGGATACTGGCCGTTAACACTGGACTACGTCACGGAGAAATCAGTGCGCTGGCTTGGGAAGATATAGACCTGAAAAAATGGACAATCACTGTAAGCCGCAACATTGCCATTAAAGGACATTTCACCCCGCCTAAAACAGAATGCGGAAACCGGGAAATAGTGCTCACCGACGCAGCAATACAGGCTCTGAAAAGCCAGATGGCTTATACCCGGATGGGCAAACAGCATCAAATAGAAGTGCATTTGAGAGAGTTCGGCAGAACCAGAACAGATGCATGTACTTTCGTATTTGTTCCGCGGCTGACTGCAAGGAATGGAAAAGGTGGAGACTGGTATGCACCTGGTTCATTCGGCGCGACGTGGAATGATGTGCTCAAGAGAGCCGGCATTCGCCATCGCCGTGCATATGAATCAAGACACACTTTCGCATGTTGGGCATTAAGTGCAGGAGCAAATCCAAACTTCATTGCCTCACAGATGGGCCACACTTCAGCGCAAATGGTTTACAACGTTTACGGAAAATGGATGACTGACAACAACAGTAATCAGATGGCGATACTCAACGCAAATTTTGGAGGTTTTGCCCCATCCATGCCCCAGGCACTAAATCAGTAA
- a CDS encoding toxin YdaT family protein → MQSLTYHHNTGFVPAAMINRAQTKQDHDHELIRDAVRAWASAIDNQDVVSALIINEYREQGGNSISFPDDISRARQKLFRFLDNRFDSEQYRENVRQLTPAIMAVLPLEFRTKLAPQNDTMSLIASAMKECAEAKQANAPEHQKLKEVSEGIASLFRLMPEQVGPLMTMVTSMLGVM, encoded by the coding sequence ATGCAATCACTTACGTATCACCACAATACCGGATTCGTTCCGGCCGCGATGATAAATCGCGCTCAAACAAAACAGGATCACGATCATGAGCTGATCCGCGATGCAGTAAGAGCCTGGGCGTCAGCTATCGACAATCAGGACGTGGTATCAGCTCTGATTATCAACGAGTACCGGGAGCAGGGCGGCAATTCAATCAGCTTTCCTGACGACATCAGCCGGGCCCGGCAGAAACTCTTTCGCTTCCTGGATAACCGGTTTGATTCGGAACAGTACCGCGAGAACGTTCGCCAGCTGACTCCGGCAATCATGGCTGTATTACCACTGGAATTCCGAACAAAGCTGGCGCCGCAAAACGACACCATGTCGTTGATAGCTTCTGCAATGAAAGAGTGTGCAGAGGCCAAGCAGGCAAATGCGCCTGAGCATCAGAAACTGAAGGAGGTAAGCGAGGGTATCGCTTCGCTGTTTCGCCTCATGCCGGAGCAGGTAGGCCCACTGATGACGATGGTGACATCGATGCTGGGGGTTATGTGA
- a CDS encoding antirepressor, with amino-acid sequence MSTELHRWRKTATTDEWAQLAKLANTTPGYLDQIAYGNRRASPEMASAIEKGTKHFHRQAPVLKESLVFASPRDTAA; translated from the coding sequence ATGAGCACTGAACTACACCGCTGGCGCAAGACCGCCACTACCGACGAATGGGCACAGCTCGCAAAGTTGGCTAACACGACGCCAGGGTATCTGGACCAGATTGCATACGGAAATCGCCGGGCATCACCAGAAATGGCATCTGCTATCGAAAAAGGCACGAAGCATTTTCATCGCCAGGCTCCGGTCCTCAAAGAAAGCCTGGTATTCGCATCGCCGCGTGATACAGCGGCCTAA
- a CDS encoding phage encoded cell division inhibitor protein, whose translation MISQHYGTQTVNRGAVQPGMLVKHRDGTWTASAHKRGKLYLHRGCERTYTKALLIEIYLDGRGNGLSN comes from the coding sequence ATGATTAGTCAGCACTACGGTACCCAGACCGTTAACCGCGGCGCCGTTCAGCCAGGCATGCTGGTTAAGCATCGCGACGGCACCTGGACTGCATCAGCTCACAAGCGCGGGAAGTTATACCTTCACCGCGGCTGCGAACGTACCTACACCAAAGCCCTGCTTATCGAGATTTACCTCGATGGGCGCGGAAACGGATTAAGCAACTAA
- a CDS encoding TraR/DksA family transcriptional regulator, with amino-acid sequence MDIIDTAAEIEELQRNAALSARRINHNAVSAEHCSECGENIPAPRRAAVPGCQTCAECQADLELIMKQRGK; translated from the coding sequence ATGGACATCATCGATACCGCAGCAGAGATTGAAGAGCTTCAACGTAACGCTGCCCTTTCCGCTCGCCGCATAAATCACAACGCCGTATCAGCTGAGCATTGTAGTGAATGCGGAGAGAATATCCCGGCGCCGCGGCGCGCTGCCGTTCCTGGCTGCCAGACATGCGCGGAATGTCAGGCAGACTTAGAGCTGATTATGAAGCAGAGAGGTAAGTGA
- the gamL gene encoding host nuclease inhibitor GamL produces the protein MNEFLTYDCIEDRRWVEQQLSEEKEKWIDDRAQEIIDALPKEPSGLFLFSVPMDKSPYEGLRSDAAGEAYNDFISAVAYSQAEYDWEHRTGCPF, from the coding sequence ATGAACGAATTTCTCACTTACGACTGCATTGAAGATCGTCGTTGGGTTGAGCAACAGCTTTCCGAGGAAAAAGAAAAGTGGATTGACGACCGGGCGCAGGAAATTATCGACGCCCTGCCGAAAGAGCCGTCAGGTCTGTTCCTCTTCTCTGTACCGATGGACAAAAGCCCATACGAAGGACTCCGCAGCGATGCCGCCGGAGAGGCATATAACGATTTCATTTCGGCAGTTGCTTACTCCCAGGCGGAATACGACTGGGAACACCGTACCGGCTGCCCGTTTTAA
- a CDS encoding DGQHR domain-containing protein: protein MNNEIELTAALATSKKSKVGDHFFEFPASRGTQGGSIVLMLTVPARTLTRVLASDNYGDTLERSQRELNPARAKKFYQYLVEAYENKEPFIIPPLVGNCDSYVEFEEFGNTNVGVARFPMDAEIKLFDGQHRAAGIAEYCRTIDEPIHVPMMLTLQLPLKTRQQFFSDINNNVSKPSAAINMAYNRRDKNAQEMVKFISSHDVFSEVTDFEHNVVPAKSDKWVSFKALSDATAKFSGSCSQDDLEGLWNAWLMLTGLDDIRRGTNQAEYKREYIQFHAVMINAFGYAVQRLSEGRGIRGVTLMIEDLVMNTGITDREDFFLISSWDGVCASCEKSRPTVIANVSAQKAAALRLMDAIVNKNLTATNSKDACHD from the coding sequence ATGAATAACGAAATAGAACTCACAGCAGCACTGGCAACGAGCAAGAAGAGTAAAGTTGGCGATCATTTCTTTGAGTTCCCCGCATCACGTGGAACTCAGGGTGGTTCAATTGTCCTGATGCTGACTGTTCCTGCTCGGACACTAACGCGAGTCCTTGCCAGTGATAATTATGGGGACACTCTTGAACGCTCACAGCGAGAACTGAACCCAGCCCGGGCGAAAAAGTTTTATCAGTATCTCGTTGAAGCATACGAAAACAAAGAGCCATTTATCATTCCACCGCTGGTAGGTAACTGCGACTCGTATGTTGAATTCGAAGAGTTCGGAAACACTAATGTCGGGGTGGCCCGATTCCCGATGGATGCAGAGATTAAATTGTTTGATGGTCAGCATCGCGCAGCCGGTATTGCGGAGTATTGCCGCACCATTGATGAGCCGATCCACGTACCGATGATGCTTACTCTCCAGTTGCCACTGAAGACTCGACAGCAGTTTTTCTCGGACATTAACAACAATGTTTCGAAGCCATCTGCGGCTATCAACATGGCCTATAACAGGCGTGATAAGAACGCGCAGGAGATGGTTAAATTTATCAGCTCACACGATGTCTTTTCTGAAGTCACCGATTTTGAGCATAACGTCGTTCCCGCTAAAAGCGATAAGTGGGTAAGTTTTAAAGCCCTTAGTGATGCTACTGCGAAATTCTCTGGTTCCTGCTCACAAGATGATCTGGAGGGCTTATGGAATGCGTGGCTAATGCTGACCGGGTTAGATGATATTCGCCGAGGCACGAACCAGGCTGAGTACAAACGCGAGTATATCCAGTTCCATGCAGTAATGATTAATGCCTTCGGCTATGCAGTGCAGAGGTTAAGCGAAGGTCGGGGAATTCGCGGGGTAACATTGATGATTGAAGACCTGGTAATGAATACAGGCATCACTGATCGCGAAGATTTTTTCCTCATTTCATCCTGGGATGGTGTTTGCGCTAGCTGTGAAAAATCCAGGCCAACGGTCATTGCTAATGTCTCCGCTCAGAAAGCAGCGGCTTTGCGTCTGATGGATGCCATCGTGAACAAGAATCTGACTGCGACTAATAGTAAGGATGCCTGCCATGACTGA
- a CDS encoding excisionase family protein — MSEVIQLTPNKWVSEEVLMTITGLTKNAIKSAREKSWMEGREYRHYSGDCQPKDNSPILYNRLEIDNWVERQRPAIPRQKSV, encoded by the coding sequence ATGAGCGAAGTTATTCAGCTGACTCCTAATAAGTGGGTTTCGGAAGAAGTGCTGATGACGATCACCGGACTCACCAAAAACGCTATCAAATCGGCCCGTGAAAAATCCTGGATGGAAGGTCGCGAGTATCGGCACTATTCCGGAGACTGCCAGCCTAAGGACAACTCCCCTATCCTCTACAATCGCTTAGAGATAGACAACTGGGTTGAACGTCAGCGCCCGGCGATCCCGCGCCAGAAATCTGTTTAA
- a CDS encoding winged helix-turn-helix domain-containing protein has protein sequence MTGKDAILNYLMTHKTCSSPDVAEASGMSHSCINQAANILAKQGVLVAVAKVWRTVHYRLATEEETSGQKSTNQIFNECRQSPVMKRILAVYGRAQA, from the coding sequence ATGACCGGCAAAGACGCAATTCTGAATTACCTCATGACACACAAAACCTGCAGCTCACCGGATGTGGCTGAAGCCTCTGGCATGTCGCACAGCTGTATCAATCAGGCGGCAAACATTCTGGCAAAGCAGGGCGTACTGGTAGCAGTAGCGAAGGTATGGCGAACGGTTCACTACCGGCTGGCTACCGAGGAAGAAACCTCCGGCCAGAAGAGCACCAATCAGATTTTCAACGAGTGCCGGCAGAGCCCGGTTATGAAACGAATTTTAGCGGTCTACGGGAGAGCGCAGGCATGA
- a CDS encoding lambda exonuclease family protein, translating into MTPEIIMARTGIDVNNIQQGDEAWHRLRLGVITASEVHNVIAKPRSGKKWTDMKMSYFHTLLAEVCTGVAPEINAKALAWGKQYEEDARTLFEFTTDVKVAESPILFRDEGMRTACSPDGLCNDGRGLELKCPFTSRDFMKFRLGGFEAIKSAYMAQVQFSMWVTGKDAWYFANYDPRMKREGIHHVVVERDDKYMSDFNEMVPEFISKMDESLEEIGFTFGEQWK; encoded by the coding sequence ATGACACCTGAAATTATCATGGCCAGGACCGGCATTGACGTAAACAACATCCAACAGGGCGATGAGGCGTGGCACCGGCTGCGCCTCGGCGTCATCACTGCCTCCGAAGTGCATAACGTCATCGCCAAGCCAAGATCTGGGAAGAAGTGGACAGACATGAAAATGTCCTACTTCCACACCCTACTCGCCGAGGTATGCACCGGCGTCGCGCCAGAGATAAACGCCAAGGCGCTGGCCTGGGGTAAGCAGTACGAGGAAGACGCCCGCACTCTTTTTGAGTTCACCACTGACGTGAAAGTCGCGGAGTCTCCGATCCTGTTCCGCGACGAAGGCATGCGTACCGCCTGCTCACCTGACGGCCTGTGTAATGATGGCCGCGGCCTTGAGCTGAAGTGCCCTTTCACCTCTCGCGACTTCATGAAATTCCGGCTTGGCGGCTTTGAGGCTATCAAGTCAGCCTATATGGCCCAGGTGCAATTCAGCATGTGGGTAACCGGCAAGGATGCCTGGTATTTCGCGAATTATGACCCTCGCATGAAGCGAGAAGGCATTCATCACGTGGTTGTTGAGCGCGACGACAAATACATGTCCGACTTCAACGAAATGGTGCCTGAGTTCATCAGCAAGATGGACGAATCGCTGGAAGAGATCGGCTTTACCTTCGGGGAGCAGTGGAAATGA